In the genome of Oncorhynchus mykiss isolate Arlee chromosome 18, USDA_OmykA_1.1, whole genome shotgun sequence, one region contains:
- the si:ch211-57n23.1 gene encoding uncharacterized protein si:ch211-57n23.1 has translation MKWLHDGTTSWAWLCLSCCLLSAWCPVGAEVGPTPDPESGEPMQGDWEWGSGSFNLQDLLHSFPADSPFVTETPGNPVNCSQRFWLPSASPVCWDDIAGPEEFEQSRLLVLQNRAALQAVSLASEVVVEGGTSASFKQQALEDLQVVRADYLNVTETTETMQKVFLTLEEKRKEGTEHWTFSSIKEHIAKTKDSINGKDNVAALLEKQFSSLEKSLHVMQLRLDKLMAQ, from the exons ATGAAGTGGCTCCACGATGGAACAACTAGCTGGGCTTGGCTCTGCCTCTCCTGTTGCCTCCTGAGTGCCTGGTGCCCGGTGGGGGCAGAGGTGGGACCCACGCCCGACCCTGAGTCAGGGGAGCCCATGCAGGGAGACTGGGAGTGGGGCTCCGGTTCCTTCAACCTTCAGGATCTACTCCACAGCTTCCCCGCCGACAGCCCATTTGTGACAGAGACTCCGGGGAATCCTGTCAACTGCTCCCAGCGCTTCTGGCTGCCCTCTGCCTCCCCAGTCTGCTGGGACGACATCGCCGGGCCGGAGGAGTTTGAGCAGTCTCGTCTGCTGGTGCTCCAGAATAGGGCGGCCCTGCAGGCGGTGTCCCTGGCCAGCGAGGTGGTGGTAGAAGGGGGAACTTCAGCCTCGTTTAAACAGCAGGCCTTGGAGGACTTGCAGGTGGTGAGGGCGGACTACCTGAACGTGACAGAGACGACAGAGACCATGCAGAAGGTGTTCCTCAcactggaggagaagaggaaggaggggactgagcactggACATTCTcaag TATAAAGGAGCACATTGCCAAAACGAAGGACTCCATCAACGGAAAAGACAACGTGGCAGCCCTCCTAGAGAAACAGTTCTCTAGCCTAGAGAAGTCTTTACACGTCATGCAACTCCGACTTGACAAACTAATGGCACAGTGA